A DNA window from Bacillus sp. E(2018) contains the following coding sequences:
- a CDS encoding polysaccharide biosynthesis protein, which produces MSKSTFIRGALILTIATFFSKFLGSVFRIPLQNIAGDDVLGIFSLVYPVYMTALILSVAGIPIAISKLISEARARGEDTEIRNIFNTAGILAVIFGVLSFSFLYGFSYQIADILGGQETRSSLIVVSITLLVAPYMAVYRGFFQGYEDMKPTAYSQVIEQFIRVALVIVAAYYFVSIAADNETIAAGTMAGSAIAALISLIYLRIIFQKSKLKPGSDRPYTMKAFKSSSKRILKLSLPICVGALTMALLNVVDSLTIPSALQMAGKTAKETFYLNGIYARGTSLVQIATVFSTSIVLPLIPLITGKIAKNEMDDANRVINRSFNLTHLFSWPAAVGIAALTLPLNIALFTNDEGSLVVAIVSFSSVFTSLAVLGTGILQGINRPTAAAVIIVAAAIGKAVLNFMLISQYGLLGAALATLIIYIVITGANAIVIKQTFNLPLINRSILTFIVASLIMGVAIGYPTLVMELTSRLASLLYAGVAIIIGGALFAVFILLTKGMSVEELQSLPVIGKKLARFGRVSKNNA; this is translated from the coding sequence ATGAGTAAGAGCACATTCATTCGGGGAGCCCTCATCCTTACGATTGCAACTTTTTTCTCTAAATTCCTTGGTTCTGTTTTTCGTATTCCCCTACAAAACATTGCGGGTGACGATGTACTCGGTATATTCAGTCTCGTTTACCCAGTTTATATGACCGCCCTTATTTTATCTGTAGCGGGAATTCCGATTGCGATCTCGAAACTCATCTCTGAAGCACGAGCGAGGGGTGAGGATACTGAGATTCGAAACATATTTAACACCGCAGGAATTCTGGCTGTTATTTTCGGAGTCCTTTCGTTTAGCTTTTTGTATGGCTTTTCATATCAAATCGCAGACATCCTTGGTGGACAGGAAACAAGAAGTTCACTCATCGTCGTTTCCATAACGCTTTTAGTCGCGCCGTACATGGCGGTTTATCGAGGATTTTTCCAAGGCTATGAAGACATGAAGCCAACCGCGTACTCCCAAGTAATTGAGCAGTTTATACGTGTGGCTCTCGTCATTGTTGCGGCTTACTATTTTGTTTCCATCGCTGCTGATAACGAGACAATCGCTGCAGGTACGATGGCAGGTTCAGCGATTGCAGCACTTATATCATTAATTTACTTGCGAATTATTTTTCAAAAGTCGAAACTTAAACCTGGCTCAGATCGTCCATATACTATGAAGGCATTTAAATCGTCGAGTAAGAGGATATTAAAGCTATCATTGCCGATTTGTGTCGGTGCGCTAACCATGGCATTGCTTAACGTGGTGGACTCGCTCACGATTCCGTCCGCGCTACAAATGGCAGGTAAGACAGCGAAAGAAACCTTCTACTTAAATGGGATTTACGCGCGTGGTACGTCACTCGTGCAGATCGCAACGGTTTTCTCAACATCGATCGTTCTGCCTTTAATTCCATTGATTACGGGCAAAATAGCCAAAAACGAGATGGATGATGCGAATAGAGTTATTAACCGTTCATTTAACTTAACGCATTTATTTTCTTGGCCGGCAGCCGTAGGTATTGCGGCATTGACACTTCCATTAAACATCGCTCTCTTTACGAACGATGAAGGAAGCTTAGTTGTGGCGATTGTAAGTTTCAGTTCTGTATTTACGTCACTTGCCGTTCTTGGAACAGGAATTTTGCAAGGAATCAACCGTCCAACAGCCGCTGCAGTTATTATCGTTGCCGCTGCGATCGGAAAAGCGGTGCTAAACTTCATGCTGATCTCACAATACGGATTGCTAGGAGCAGCACTAGCTACACTGATTATTTATATCGTGATAACAGGGGCTAATGCGATCGTTATTAAACAAACGTTTAACTTACCGCTTATCAATCGTTCGATTCTTACCTTTATCGTAGCCAGTTTGATCATGGGTGTTGCGATCGGATATCCAACATTGGTGATGGAATTGACTAGTCGTCTTGCAAGCTTATTGTATGCAGGAGTTGCGATAATAATCGGTGGTGCGCTTTTTGCGGTTTTCATTTTACTTACAAAGGGTATGTCAGTAGAAGAATTACAATCTTTGCCTGTTATCGGGAAGAAATTGGCTCGATTTGGCAGGGTTTCAAAAAATAATGCGTAA
- a CDS encoding MraY family glycosyltransferase, whose product MTYWALLICFIASVLLTPVVKRFAFFVGATDKPNQRKVHQKIMPRLGGLAIFLSFLIGVLIVQPASQYTVPIVLGAIVIIITGVFDDIFELSPKVKLLGQIIAAGIVIYGGVEVHFINLPFDYRLSLGILGVPLTLLWIIGITNAINLIDGLDGLAAGVSSTVLITISGMAVYNGNVLVAALGIILLGSTLGFLVYNWHPAKIFMGDTGALFLGYMIAVLSLLGFKNITLFSLVVPIIILGVPISDTLFAIVRRFLNKKPLSAPDKSHLHHCLLNSGMSHRQTVLVIYAMSALFGLAAILFNLTTLWGSLLILSVLLLITQFIAERIGLVGKDHAPVNKFLRKIFYTLKAANPRVGK is encoded by the coding sequence ATGACTTACTGGGCATTGTTAATATGTTTTATCGCGTCAGTTCTTTTGACGCCTGTTGTAAAAAGGTTCGCCTTTTTCGTTGGTGCAACGGATAAGCCCAATCAGAGAAAAGTTCATCAAAAAATCATGCCGCGCTTAGGCGGTTTAGCTATCTTTCTCAGTTTCTTGATTGGAGTTCTGATCGTACAGCCGGCCAGCCAATATACGGTACCGATTGTACTAGGGGCGATTGTCATCATCATCACAGGTGTGTTTGATGACATCTTCGAACTTTCACCAAAAGTGAAACTGTTAGGGCAGATCATTGCTGCAGGTATCGTGATCTACGGTGGAGTAGAAGTTCATTTTATTAACTTACCGTTTGATTACCGTTTAAGCCTTGGAATTCTTGGAGTTCCTCTAACACTTTTATGGATTATCGGAATCACGAATGCGATCAACCTAATCGATGGATTAGATGGATTAGCAGCCGGTGTTTCGTCCACGGTATTGATCACCATCTCAGGTATGGCGGTCTATAACGGCAACGTTCTTGTTGCAGCGCTTGGAATTATCTTATTAGGTAGTACGTTAGGATTCTTGGTTTACAACTGGCATCCGGCGAAGATCTTTATGGGAGACACTGGAGCTCTTTTCTTAGGATATATGATTGCTGTTCTATCTCTATTAGGGTTTAAGAACATCACATTATTCTCACTTGTTGTACCAATCATCATTCTTGGTGTGCCGATCTCAGATACATTATTTGCGATTGTCCGCCGTTTCTTGAACAAAAAGCCATTATCTGCACCAGATAAGTCACATCTGCATCACTGTTTATTAAACAGCGGAATGTCTCATCGTCAGACCGTGTTGGTGATTTACGCGATGAGCGCTTTATTTGGACTAGCAGCTATCCTTTTCAACTTAACAACATTATGGGGATCGTTATTAATCCTTTCTGTGTTACTGTTGATCACGCAATTTATTGCGGAACGAATCGGGCTGGTTGGTAAAGATCACGCACCGGTCAATAAGTTTTTACGAAAGATTTTCTATACACTCAAGGCAGCTAATCCGAGAGTCGGAAAATAA
- the csaB gene encoding polysaccharide pyruvyl transferase CsaB encodes MKVVLSGYYGFNNIGDEAILLSIISALKEQKPDIEIVVLSNDPEFTKRTYGVDAINRWQIKEVLAVLKTSDGLISGGGSLLQDKTGMKSIPYYTGIMMLARMAGKPFFIYAQGMGPIDKTVSQILTKMMLKKAGKITLRDTGSIQLLKEIGLRNDMELVPDPVLGFHLKEAKSEWYVQQGFTKPVLTVSVREWPTTKDFKSKVAEALDDFILKGNEVVFIPMHDKHDDDTSREILGKMKQKAWIAPYDASIEEKVSIIGLSDMLLAMRLHALIFAGIMNTPFIALSYDPKIDAFSEQANQPVFAHVDGDWTGEELALALANHLEVLPQEKEKMAAAVAPLTAKAKDTAKQAIELFAR; translated from the coding sequence ATGAAAGTAGTTTTATCAGGGTATTACGGATTTAATAACATTGGAGATGAGGCAATTCTTTTATCAATCATCTCTGCACTAAAAGAACAAAAACCAGATATCGAGATCGTTGTGTTATCAAACGATCCAGAGTTTACAAAAAGAACGTATGGCGTTGACGCGATCAACCGCTGGCAGATAAAAGAAGTACTAGCTGTGCTGAAAACGTCTGACGGCTTGATCTCAGGTGGGGGAAGCCTGCTGCAAGATAAGACGGGTATGAAGAGCATTCCTTATTACACAGGCATCATGATGCTTGCTCGCATGGCCGGAAAACCATTCTTTATTTACGCGCAAGGCATGGGTCCAATCGATAAAACAGTGAGTCAGATTCTAACGAAAATGATGCTTAAAAAAGCTGGAAAGATTACACTTCGTGATACAGGATCGATCCAACTTTTAAAAGAAATTGGATTACGCAATGATATGGAGTTAGTTCCAGACCCGGTCTTAGGCTTTCACTTAAAGGAAGCGAAGTCTGAGTGGTATGTTCAACAAGGATTTACGAAGCCTGTTCTAACGGTTTCTGTTCGTGAATGGCCGACGACGAAGGATTTCAAATCCAAAGTGGCGGAAGCGTTGGATGATTTTATTTTGAAAGGCAATGAGGTCGTTTTCATCCCGATGCATGATAAGCATGATGATGATACGTCTCGTGAAATCTTAGGAAAGATGAAGCAAAAAGCGTGGATAGCTCCATATGATGCTTCCATCGAAGAGAAAGTCTCCATTATCGGATTGTCTGATATGCTGCTTGCGATGAGACTGCATGCGTTGATCTTTGCTGGAATTATGAATACGCCGTTTATAGCTTTATCGTATGATCCAAAGATTGATGCATTCTCAGAACAGGCTAATCAACCCGTCTTTGCTCATGTTGATGGTGATTGGACTGGTGAAGAGCTCGCTTTGGCTTTAGCTAATCATCTCGAAGTCCTGCCTCAGGAAAAAGAAAAAATGGCAGCTGCAGTTGCACCGTTAACTGCAAAAGCGAAAGATACAGCGAAACAAGCGATTGAGTTGTTTGCGAGATAA
- a CDS encoding FAD-dependent oxidoreductase gives MGQNVWKKWLRNGAIVVCIILVAIAIKKIYPYSTMVAKSDIEPYVTPQIQEQYDVIVVGGEPEGVAAAVSAAKNGSKTLLIEHRDSLGGLFTHGALNFLDVSKDIKGNWANEGIFSEWFKLTGSQIGFDLHVAEMAFMKLVQDQKNITLSLNTKLNDVVMDENTLTGIVLTDETGKEKKVSAKRFIDATQDGDLAVAANAPFFKGGADIGLEDRKMAVTLMMHFSNVEWDKVQDAAKDGVFGGGETTSNVAWGFSKLHYDYKPVNPQTRLRGLNVVRQDDGSVYINALQVFGIDGLDDSQKEKAIKIAKEESKHILKYLQKEFPGFEKAKLEKFPSELYVRETRHIKTEYQLPMTDIWENNDHWDSIGFGSYPVDVQATSPGDYGYIISKPEQYAIPFRSLIPLKVDGLLVASKASGYSSIAAGSARVVPIGMTVGEAAGAASAISIKNEISFREMSENKKLIKNLQKVLKDQDANLYSFDIEYPYEGEWYYENLKPLINYGLIVGGYSNEFPVDKPFSEMTFSNLLSNGINRMAPEKADQFKLQEMRNYVSGEKNVLTGQQAARMILALHGVQLPKEKAWDVAVEKGFIDETLSKRIDAKTELKGSEGYYLVGHILNKVKNQ, from the coding sequence ATGGGACAAAACGTTTGGAAGAAATGGTTAAGAAATGGTGCTATTGTCGTATGTATTATCCTTGTAGCTATTGCAATAAAAAAGATATATCCCTATTCTACAATGGTTGCAAAATCAGATATCGAGCCTTATGTTACACCACAAATTCAAGAACAATATGATGTGATTGTCGTAGGAGGAGAACCAGAGGGAGTAGCTGCAGCCGTTTCTGCAGCAAAAAACGGTTCGAAAACTTTATTAATAGAACATCGTGATAGCCTTGGGGGACTTTTCACCCATGGTGCTTTAAATTTTTTAGATGTAAGTAAAGATATAAAAGGCAATTGGGCAAACGAAGGTATATTCTCGGAATGGTTCAAGCTTACTGGAAGTCAGATTGGCTTCGATCTGCATGTTGCTGAAATGGCATTTATGAAATTAGTACAAGACCAAAAAAACATCACGCTCTCTTTGAACACAAAACTGAATGATGTTGTAATGGATGAAAATACATTAACTGGAATTGTGCTGACAGATGAGACTGGTAAAGAAAAGAAAGTATCAGCGAAGCGTTTTATTGATGCCACTCAAGATGGTGATCTAGCTGTAGCAGCAAATGCTCCGTTCTTTAAAGGCGGAGCTGATATAGGATTAGAAGACCGAAAAATGGCTGTTACGCTCATGATGCATTTTAGTAATGTAGAGTGGGACAAAGTCCAAGATGCTGCAAAAGATGGTGTTTTTGGCGGAGGGGAAACAACCAGTAATGTTGCGTGGGGTTTTTCTAAACTGCATTACGATTACAAACCTGTTAATCCACAAACACGCTTACGTGGATTAAATGTAGTCAGGCAAGATGATGGTTCCGTATATATCAATGCGCTGCAAGTCTTTGGCATTGATGGGCTAGATGATTCACAGAAAGAAAAAGCTATTAAAATTGCTAAAGAAGAATCAAAACATATTTTAAAGTATTTGCAAAAAGAATTTCCAGGCTTTGAAAAAGCTAAGCTGGAGAAATTCCCATCAGAATTATATGTCCGAGAGACTCGACATATTAAAACAGAGTATCAGCTTCCGATGACAGACATCTGGGAAAATAACGATCACTGGGATTCCATTGGGTTTGGGTCATATCCTGTTGATGTACAAGCTACTTCGCCAGGAGATTATGGATACATTATTTCTAAACCTGAGCAATATGCTATTCCTTTCCGTTCATTGATTCCACTTAAAGTGGATGGACTATTGGTTGCAAGTAAAGCATCCGGTTACAGTTCAATCGCAGCTGGAAGTGCACGTGTTGTTCCAATTGGAATGACTGTAGGGGAAGCGGCAGGAGCGGCAAGTGCAATCTCGATAAAGAACGAAATCTCTTTCCGTGAGATGTCTGAAAATAAAAAGCTTATTAAAAACCTTCAAAAGGTACTTAAAGATCAGGATGCGAATCTATATTCCTTTGATATAGAATATCCGTATGAAGGTGAATGGTATTATGAAAATTTAAAGCCACTCATCAATTACGGTCTTATTGTAGGTGGATATAGTAACGAGTTTCCTGTAGATAAACCATTTAGTGAAATGACCTTCAGCAACCTTCTGTCGAATGGTATTAACAGAATGGCGCCAGAAAAAGCTGATCAGTTTAAACTGCAAGAAATGAGAAATTATGTTAGTGGCGAGAAAAACGTTCTAACTGGACAACAAGCAGCCCGAATGATCCTTGCGCTTCATGGCGTTCAACTGCCAAAAGAAAAAGCATGGGATGTGGCCGTTGAAAAAGGATTTATAGATGAAACACTTTCCAAACGGATAGATGCTAAAACCGAGTTAAAGGGAAGTGAAGGTTATTACCTTGTTGGTCATATCCTGAATAAAGTTAAAAACCAATAA
- a CDS encoding WecB/TagA/CpsF family glycosyltransferase, whose translation MKNTVRILGVDFVNSTQSGFLNTLSGHLEREEKTFVVTANPEIVMKVREDAEYRAVVQKASYVTADGIGVVKAAGLLGKPLPERVTGFETFIGLLEIANEKGYSVYLLGAKDEVLQRTVAEIMTQYPNVKIAGAHHGFFDWKDDHIPNEIQRTKPDLIFTALGVPRQELWIGENMDKFEKGVFMGIGGSFDVLAGAVQRAPEIWQKMNLEWAYRLMKQPSRWKRQLSLPHFALKVIQQKVTGKHE comes from the coding sequence TTGAAAAATACAGTGCGAATTTTAGGGGTAGATTTTGTTAACTCCACACAGAGCGGCTTTCTAAATACATTAAGCGGACATCTGGAAAGAGAAGAGAAGACCTTTGTTGTAACAGCAAATCCAGAGATTGTGATGAAGGTTAGAGAAGATGCTGAATATCGAGCAGTTGTTCAAAAAGCGAGCTACGTAACTGCGGACGGAATTGGTGTCGTTAAAGCAGCAGGATTATTAGGTAAGCCACTTCCAGAACGTGTAACCGGATTTGAGACGTTCATCGGACTTCTCGAGATCGCGAACGAAAAAGGCTATAGTGTCTATCTTTTAGGTGCGAAAGATGAAGTGCTACAACGGACAGTTGCTGAGATCATGACACAGTACCCGAACGTAAAAATTGCAGGTGCTCATCATGGTTTCTTTGATTGGAAAGATGATCACATTCCAAATGAGATCCAACGCACAAAACCGGATCTTATTTTCACGGCACTTGGTGTTCCAAGACAAGAGCTATGGATCGGAGAGAACATGGACAAGTTTGAAAAAGGCGTGTTCATGGGAATCGGTGGTTCATTTGATGTTCTTGCTGGAGCGGTTCAGCGTGCACCTGAAATTTGGCAAAAGATGAATCTCGAGTGGGCTTACCGATTGATGAAGCAGCCTTCTCGCTGGAAGCGCCAGTTGAGCCTTCCGCATTTTGCGTTAAAAGTGATTCAGCAGAAGGTGACGGGCAAGCATGAGTAA
- a CDS encoding LTA synthase family protein: MRQNKASFFGTLFFTFTVSLLLKAIFVRYLLFDDINMFDTIYLELSYILLFTGLLEYIANPKWKFTAYVSLNLLLSTLFFGITVYHSYFGNIPTYYALMQAGQVGAVKDSVNQLIQPEYFIFYGDFLILIILWFVRRIPLYTNMKLSRKKLVAPILGISFAVCVTNIFLHKNEIITDSALSAQAKGIFNFEVLQAYYGPNGGLPQAAAFSESELQNKNTIQDKINEIKGIKEIPDKERDYFGEAKGRNLILIQFESMQDFPIGLKIDGKEVTPNMNKLINKSFYFNNLYQQTGAGNTSDAEFIANTSYYPAGMVATSTFFESKAFPSMPKLLQKEGYETFTLHADKVEFWNRVELYPSLGFNKYYELDFFGKEDLIGLGPSDEVMFNKGMPLLTELKEKNKPFYAHFISMTSHHPYEIPPEKDVFELPEKYKGSIVGKYIQAISYNDMVLGNFIEQLKVEGLWENSVLAFYGDHMGMHHTMFKENDPALLKELLGHEYTKIDRFNVPFVVTAPGITDKGKTSDQLAGQLDMMPTLANLLGISLNNYVHFGQDLLNHKENLIGMRYYMPAGSFFNEEVVFQPEKSFDDGEALILETAKKVPHAPYKEDYDRILKLLSLSDQYLKSLPDK; encoded by the coding sequence TTGCGACAGAATAAGGCTTCTTTTTTTGGCACTCTTTTCTTCACGTTTACAGTTTCGCTTCTACTAAAGGCAATATTTGTCCGCTATTTATTATTTGATGATATTAATATGTTTGATACCATTTACCTAGAGCTTAGTTACATCCTGCTCTTTACGGGTTTACTTGAATACATAGCAAATCCAAAGTGGAAATTCACTGCATATGTATCATTAAACTTGTTGCTGTCGACTTTATTTTTTGGAATAACCGTTTACCATTCTTACTTCGGTAACATTCCTACGTATTATGCCCTAATGCAGGCTGGACAAGTAGGCGCAGTTAAGGATAGTGTTAACCAGCTAATTCAGCCGGAGTATTTTATTTTTTATGGAGATTTCCTTATACTCATTATCCTGTGGTTTGTTAGAAGGATTCCCCTGTACACAAATATGAAACTTTCAAGAAAAAAGCTAGTTGCACCGATTCTAGGTATATCTTTTGCTGTTTGTGTAACTAATATTTTTCTTCACAAAAATGAGATCATTACAGACTCTGCATTATCTGCTCAAGCAAAAGGAATCTTCAATTTTGAAGTACTGCAAGCCTATTACGGCCCTAACGGCGGTTTACCTCAAGCTGCAGCCTTTTCAGAGAGTGAACTCCAAAATAAAAACACGATTCAAGATAAAATTAACGAAATTAAAGGAATTAAAGAAATTCCTGATAAAGAGCGTGACTATTTTGGTGAGGCAAAGGGACGCAATCTGATTTTAATCCAGTTTGAATCCATGCAAGACTTTCCAATCGGCTTAAAGATCGACGGAAAAGAAGTAACACCTAATATGAATAAGCTGATAAACAAAAGCTTCTATTTCAATAACCTTTATCAGCAAACCGGAGCAGGTAATACATCTGATGCAGAATTTATCGCTAACACCTCTTACTATCCTGCAGGAATGGTTGCCACTTCCACGTTCTTTGAGAGTAAAGCCTTTCCGAGTATGCCTAAACTTCTCCAAAAAGAAGGATACGAAACATTTACCCTGCATGCGGATAAAGTTGAATTTTGGAATCGAGTAGAACTTTATCCCTCACTAGGATTTAATAAATATTACGAATTAGACTTTTTCGGAAAAGAAGACCTGATCGGATTGGGTCCTTCTGATGAAGTTATGTTTAATAAAGGGATGCCCCTTTTAACCGAACTAAAAGAGAAGAACAAACCCTTTTACGCTCATTTCATTTCAATGACCAGCCATCATCCATACGAGATCCCTCCTGAAAAGGATGTATTTGAACTTCCTGAAAAATATAAGGGTTCAATTGTAGGAAAATACATTCAAGCGATCAGCTATAACGATATGGTATTAGGGAATTTTATAGAACAGCTAAAAGTAGAAGGATTGTGGGAAAACTCGGTACTCGCTTTTTATGGAGACCATATGGGAATGCACCACACGATGTTTAAAGAAAACGATCCTGCCTTACTAAAAGAACTTCTTGGTCACGAATATACGAAGATTGATCGATTTAATGTTCCTTTTGTCGTTACGGCACCTGGGATAACCGATAAGGGAAAAACTTCTGATCAGCTTGCAGGTCAACTGGATATGATGCCTACACTTGCAAACTTGTTAGGAATATCATTAAACAACTATGTTCATTTTGGACAGGATTTATTAAATCATAAAGAAAATCTAATTGGAATGCGCTATTACATGCCGGCTGGCTCATTTTTTAATGAAGAAGTTGTCTTCCAGCCAGAAAAATCATTCGATGATGGAGAAGCTTTAATTCTTGAGACAGCAAAAAAGGTTCCACATGCTCCCTATAAAGAAGATTATGACCGGATATTAAAGTTATTAAGTCTGTCTGATCAGTATCTGAAGTCTCTGCCAGATAAGTAA
- a CDS encoding DUF5693 family protein: MKKVLFGLLMVSLLLTSPMIYERIKTESANNTYEVMVPYTDIEILKSEDVSANKIYKGLKQAKVHSITLEPENLSSLETQGIVAVLKKSDIQNYFALTNNPNINSLPTTDGIFVSYLQEGHRSEDFLKRAFKDKITEITANNQKFYFIEGRDTGDLKMEDKSLGYFSTEAYDEITSNGFQVVPRIKNDFSSEEDAHSSNDQMVNQLLKFPKNEVDKVLFIGKEVVGYDGSSKDKIIEYAKKLKANEYDVVTIEGTEQKGMQTFAKEMNYDVERLYSENRTSENAASERLSRAIKERNIRTVLVKVQKLNDKTADAEFKQVINEINDFHREAPGYFNTGEAQPFKDLKDYSLLHLFAFVGSSAYLALAAASVHKKLTWVGLIGGLILSAGYLLVGAGILLKGLALLVAVAGPIWAVLRIQDIKDMKVAKLILHYLISAAIVFAGAWLVVTLMYGNPYLYKLEEFRGIKVLLALPILVTAVVLALKVNNASSLRKIIGYFNSPIRFWHVLLLGMVAIVGAYYLSRSGNAGTASALELTFRSKLEEIMFVRPRTKEFLIGFPFFVFGLYLFRKHAGIASAFLVVGAIGFASMMNTFTHLHIPLLLSVLRSVYALAIGLVIGLVLIAIYKALRDKLYPYVRERWIQ, from the coding sequence TTGAAAAAAGTTTTATTCGGTCTATTGATGGTATCTTTGCTGCTTACTTCTCCTATGATTTATGAACGTATCAAGACGGAGTCAGCAAACAATACATATGAAGTAATGGTCCCCTATACGGATATTGAAATATTAAAGAGTGAAGATGTTTCAGCAAATAAGATCTATAAAGGTCTTAAACAAGCGAAGGTCCATTCCATAACCCTCGAGCCGGAGAATTTATCTTCTCTAGAAACTCAGGGTATCGTAGCTGTTTTGAAGAAAAGTGATATTCAAAATTATTTTGCACTAACAAATAACCCGAATATCAATAGCCTTCCAACAACAGATGGAATATTTGTTAGCTATCTGCAAGAAGGACATCGATCTGAAGATTTCTTAAAACGGGCTTTTAAGGATAAAATTACAGAAATAACTGCAAATAATCAAAAGTTTTATTTTATTGAAGGAAGAGATACAGGTGACTTAAAGATGGAGGACAAGTCATTAGGCTACTTTAGTACAGAGGCTTATGATGAAATCACTTCAAATGGATTTCAGGTTGTACCTCGTATCAAGAATGATTTTTCTTCAGAAGAGGATGCTCATTCTAGTAACGACCAAATGGTTAATCAATTACTAAAATTCCCTAAAAATGAAGTAGATAAGGTACTGTTCATCGGGAAAGAAGTTGTTGGTTATGATGGTTCATCTAAAGATAAAATCATTGAGTATGCGAAAAAACTTAAAGCAAACGAATACGATGTAGTAACGATTGAAGGAACTGAGCAAAAGGGAATGCAAACTTTTGCGAAAGAAATGAATTACGATGTGGAGAGACTTTACTCAGAGAACAGAACAAGTGAAAATGCTGCCTCTGAGCGATTATCTCGTGCGATAAAAGAACGTAATATTAGAACGGTATTAGTAAAAGTTCAAAAATTGAATGATAAAACAGCAGATGCTGAATTTAAACAAGTGATTAACGAAATCAACGACTTTCATAGAGAAGCGCCAGGATATTTTAACACTGGTGAAGCTCAACCGTTTAAAGACTTAAAGGATTATTCATTATTACACCTGTTTGCTTTTGTAGGAAGCTCGGCCTATCTAGCGCTAGCAGCAGCTTCTGTTCATAAAAAGCTTACATGGGTAGGCTTAATCGGCGGTTTGATCCTATCAGCAGGATATCTTTTAGTTGGTGCAGGTATCTTATTAAAAGGTTTGGCCTTATTAGTAGCTGTAGCAGGTCCGATATGGGCTGTATTACGTATTCAAGATATCAAAGATATGAAAGTGGCTAAACTTATTCTTCACTATCTAATCTCTGCTGCAATCGTCTTTGCGGGTGCATGGTTGGTTGTGACACTGATGTATGGAAATCCATACTTATATAAACTTGAAGAGTTCAGAGGCATTAAAGTATTGCTGGCACTACCGATTTTAGTAACTGCTGTTGTCCTTGCTTTAAAAGTCAATAATGCTTCATCATTACGAAAAATTATCGGTTATTTCAATAGCCCAATTCGCTTTTGGCATGTACTGTTGCTCGGTATGGTGGCGATAGTAGGTGCATACTACTTAAGCCGTTCCGGAAACGCTGGAACAGCAAGTGCGCTTGAATTGACGTTTAGAAGCAAGTTAGAAGAAATCATGTTCGTTCGTCCACGTACAAAAGAATTCTTGATCGGTTTCCCGTTCTTTGTATTTGGATTGTATCTATTCCGCAAGCATGCTGGAATCGCGAGTGCATTCTTAGTTGTTGGAGCCATTGGTTTCGCATCAATGATGAACACATTCACGCATTTGCACATTCCACTTCTGTTGTCCGTGTTGCGTTCGGTTTACGCACTAGCGATCGGATTAGTAATCGGACTTGTGCTCATCGCTATATACAAAGCATTAAGAGATAAATTGTACCCGTATGTACGTGAAAGGTGGATACAATGA